A stretch of DNA from Micromonospora sp. WMMD1155:
TACCCGGGCCAGCAGCAGCAACGCCAGCGAACCACGCGGTGAGGCGCCGACCAGCACCGACGGGTGCTCCCGGGTGGCCGCGGTGAGAGCCACGATGTACCGGCCGATGGAGTCCTCCACCACCACGTCCTCCAGGGCGGCCTGCATCGCGCGCAGCGTGGCGGCGTCGACGACCGCCTTGATGTCCGCCTCCTCTCGGCGACGGCTCATCCGGCGGCGGAGCACCTCCCACTCCTCCTCGTGCTGCGGGTAGCCGAACGAGACCCGGAGCAGGAACCGGTCCAGTTGCGCCTCGGGCAGCGGATAGGTGCCCTCGTACTCGATCGGGTTGGCGGTGGCCAGCACGTGGAACGGCTCGTCCAGCTTGTAGGTCACACCCTCGACCGAGACCTGCTTCTCCTGCATCGCCTCCAGCAGTGCGGACTGGGTCTTCGGCGGCGTCCGGTTGATCTCGTCGGCGAGGAGCAGATTGGTGAAGACCGGACCGGCCCGGAAGGTGAAGTCACCGTTGCGCTGGTCGTACAGGAACGATCCGGTGACGTCGGCGGGGAGCAGGTCGGGGGTGAACTGCAACCGACGGAAGTCCAACCCGAGCGCCTGGGCGAACGAGCGCGCGGTGAGCGTCTTACCCAACCCGGGCAGGTCTTCCAGCAGGACGTGCCCACCCGCGAGGATGCCGGCGAGGACCAGCTCCAACGCGTCCCGCTTGCCGACCACGACGGTGCCGACCGCGTCCAGGACGGCCCGGGCGAGGTGACCGACCTCGGCGGGGGCGATGCTCCGGTCCACGTCCTTCATCAGATTCTCTCCAGTTCGGCGACGATCAGCGCGAGATCGCGCGGTGACGGGGTGCGGCGGGGCGGGGTCTCCAGGAACGTCCACAGCCGGTCACCCAGCAGGGCACGGGCGCGGGCCGGATCCGACTCGCGGGTGACGCCGTGCTTCAGGCGCATCCGCTCGTCGGCCAGCTCACCGATCCGGGGCAGGACCGTGCCGGTGAAGCGTTCGGGTCGGGTCGCCGACCAGTCCAGGGGCCACTCCCACCGGTTGATGGCGGTCCGCAGCGCGTCCCGGGCACCCCAGTTGTAGCTGCCGTCCTCCTCGCCTGGAGGCGTCC
This window harbors:
- a CDS encoding MoxR family ATPase — translated: MKDVDRSIAPAEVGHLARAVLDAVGTVVVGKRDALELVLAGILAGGHVLLEDLPGLGKTLTARSFAQALGLDFRRLQFTPDLLPADVTGSFLYDQRNGDFTFRAGPVFTNLLLADEINRTPPKTQSALLEAMQEKQVSVEGVTYKLDEPFHVLATANPIEYEGTYPLPEAQLDRFLLRVSFGYPQHEEEWEVLRRRMSRRREEADIKAVVDAATLRAMQAALEDVVVEDSIGRYIVALTAATREHPSVLVGASPRGSLALLLLARVRAVFAGRDYVVPEDVKDVAAPALAHRITLRPEMWLRRVDPAFVVGEVLEGTPAPASGALPSYAAGGPRH